A genomic stretch from Erigeron canadensis isolate Cc75 chromosome 9, C_canadensis_v1, whole genome shotgun sequence includes:
- the LOC122581469 gene encoding 40S ribosomal protein S18-like — MTLVANEDFQHILRVQNTNVDGKQKIMFAMTSIKGIGRRFSNIVCKKADVDMNKRAGELSSAEIDNLMTIVANPRQFKIPDWFLNRKKDYKDGKYSQVTSNALDMKLRDDLERLKKIRNHRGLRHYWTLRVRGQHTKTTGRRGKTVGVSKKR; from the exons ATG ACTTTGGTAGCAAATGAAGATTTCCAGCACATTCTGCGTGTGCAGAACACAAatgttgatggaaaacaaaagatCATGTTTGCAATGACATCAATCAAAGGTATTGGTCGTCGTTTCTCCAACATTGTTTGCAAGAAGGCTGATGTTGATATGAACAAGAg GGCTGGAGAGCTTTCAAGTGCTGAGATTGATAATCTCATGACCATTGTTGCTAATCCCCGACAGTTTAAAATCCCAGATTGGTTTCTTAACAGAAAAAAGGATTACAAGGATGGCAAATACTCCCAAGTCACCTCCAATGCCCTTGACATGAAGCTCAGGGATGATCTTGAGCGATTGAAGAAAATCAG GAATCATCGTGGTCTTCGTCACTACTGGACCCTGCGAGTACGTGGACAGCACACCAAGACTACTGGtcgtaggggtaagactgttgGTGTGTCTAAGAAGCGATAA
- the LOC122582815 gene encoding transcription repressor OFP16-like: MPTSFERNLNLCFTKIKQRHQSPPPPHPPPSHRRSKSTPIIKNFNTLYEIPQDSDDTSSTPTTPTTTTELDLSTAIASNRFFFSSPGRSNSIIESSSPSTSSLASTSFTPDNIHPADVSGMVSGVGGGVAVPTISPDPYYDFRKSMQEMVEARDDVNDPRANWDYLHELLTCYLYLNPKSAHKFIVGAFADLLVTLMTTENGGCRSI; the protein is encoded by the coding sequence ATGCCGACATCCTTCGAACGGAATCTCAATCTTTGTTTCACCAAAATCAAACAACGCCACCaatctccaccaccaccgcaCCCACCACCGTCTCACCGCCGCTCCAAATCCACACCCATTATCAAAAACTTCAACACCCTTTACGAAATCCCGCAAGATTCCGATGACACGTCATCAACCCCGACaacccccaccaccaccacagaATTAGATCTATCAACCGCCATAGCATCAAACCggtttttcttctcctccccggGCCGGTCCAATTCTATAATAGAATCGTCGAGCCCGTCGACATCTTCGCTCGCCTCCACCTCTTTTACGCCAGACAATATCCATCCCGCTGACGTCAGCGGGATGGTGAGTGGCGTCGGAGGTGGGGTCGCGGTACCGACGATATCGCCAGACCCGTATTATGATTTTAGGAAATCTATGCAAGAAATGGTGGAGGCACGTGATGATGTTAATGATCCACGTGCTAATTGGGATTACTTGCATGAGCTTCTCACGTGTTATCTTTATTTGAACCCCAAAAGTGCGCATAAGTTTATTGTCGGTGCATTTGCTGATCTTTTAGTCACTCTTATGACGACGGAAAATGGTGGTTGCCGGagcatttaa